In one window of Opitutus sp. GAS368 DNA:
- a CDS encoding TonB-dependent receptor, giving the protein MSSSSRLLSLSFLLALAATAASAQTVPATPDPAASATLTLDPLIVNGKLDQARESIVPELGASSFHIDMQQIQVMPQGADAPFSQVLLRVPGVAQDSSGNAGLHVRGEHANLQYRINDVLLPEGISGFGLELDPRFVNSLQFVTGSLPAQYGFRTAGVVDIHTNSGTVGQGGSASLYGGSFGTIRPNFSSSGSEGKLSYFVNGSYDRNDLGIENPTPGASAIHDTTKQLKLFSFLSYLLDDQSRLTFMLSASDSKFQVPNTPGLAAGTSPDGTQWVPGIFDSARLDENQHEQNYFGIVTYQKSTGSLNYQLSALGRDSRVHFTPDPVGDLYFNGVSTDVARKLQSAGLQFDASYALNDSHTLRAGAMLLEESATSNATATVFPVDGNGDATGPAFPIVQNQRLHALFAGVYLQDEWTLAPGLTLNGGARFDVFNSSFDKENQLSPRLNLLYKASDSTTLHAGYARYFTPPPAEYVPASTVIAFDNTSNAAASDQADPVKAERADYFDVGISQKLGKGFQVGLDGYYKQAKNQLDDGLFGQTLILSAFNYEKGEVYGLEFTGSYTNGGFSTYLNLAHSVAKGKNWISSQFLFNPDDLAYVQNHWIHLDHDQTLSGSFGASYQWGEHHNGTLVYVDSTYGSGLRTSITAPDGSVIPNGGTVPSYYQISAGVERSFKVGKSEYWKVRLDVVNLTDKSYALRNGSGVGVNAPQYGMRRGIFGSVGYTF; this is encoded by the coding sequence ATGTCATCTTCCAGTCGCTTACTTTCCCTTTCCTTTTTGCTGGCGCTCGCGGCAACCGCCGCCAGTGCCCAAACCGTGCCCGCCACGCCCGACCCGGCCGCCAGTGCCACGCTCACGCTCGATCCGCTCATCGTGAACGGCAAGCTCGACCAGGCCCGGGAGAGCATCGTGCCCGAGCTGGGCGCCTCGTCCTTCCACATCGACATGCAGCAGATCCAGGTCATGCCGCAGGGCGCGGACGCGCCTTTCAGCCAGGTGCTGCTCCGCGTGCCGGGCGTGGCCCAGGACTCGTCGGGCAACGCCGGTCTCCACGTCCGGGGTGAGCACGCCAACCTGCAATATCGCATCAACGACGTGCTGCTCCCCGAGGGCATATCGGGTTTCGGCCTGGAACTCGACCCGCGCTTCGTGAACAGCCTGCAGTTCGTCACCGGCTCGCTGCCGGCGCAATACGGCTTCCGCACGGCGGGCGTCGTGGACATCCATACGAACAGCGGCACGGTCGGCCAAGGCGGCAGCGCCTCCCTTTACGGCGGCAGTTTCGGCACCATCCGCCCGAACTTTTCCTCCAGCGGCTCGGAGGGGAAGCTGAGCTACTTCGTCAACGGCAGCTATGATCGCAACGACCTCGGCATCGAGAATCCGACGCCCGGCGCCAGCGCGATCCACGACACGACGAAGCAGCTCAAACTGTTTTCCTTTCTCTCCTACCTGCTCGACGACCAGAGCCGCCTCACGTTCATGTTGAGCGCCTCCGACAGCAAGTTCCAGGTGCCCAACACCCCGGGACTGGCGGCCGGCACGTCCCCGGACGGCACCCAGTGGGTGCCGGGAATCTTCGACTCCGCCCGCCTGGACGAGAACCAGCATGAGCAGAATTACTTCGGCATCGTCACCTATCAGAAATCGACCGGCAGCCTGAACTACCAGCTTTCCGCCCTGGGCCGCGACAGCCGGGTGCACTTCACGCCGGACCCGGTCGGCGACCTTTATTTCAACGGGGTGTCCACCGACGTGGCGCGCAAGCTCCAGTCCGCCGGCCTGCAGTTCGACGCCAGCTACGCGCTGAACGACTCGCACACCCTCCGGGCGGGCGCAATGCTGCTGGAAGAATCCGCCACCAGCAACGCGACCGCGACCGTCTTCCCGGTGGACGGCAACGGCGATGCCACCGGCCCGGCCTTCCCGATCGTGCAAAACCAGAGGCTCCACGCCCTGTTTGCCGGCGTGTATCTGCAGGATGAATGGACGCTGGCCCCCGGGCTGACGCTGAACGGCGGGGCGCGCTTCGACGTCTTCAACTCTTCCTTTGACAAGGAAAACCAGCTCAGTCCGCGCCTCAATCTCCTCTACAAGGCGTCGGACTCGACGACCCTGCACGCCGGTTACGCGCGCTATTTCACGCCGCCCCCGGCGGAATACGTGCCGGCCAGCACGGTGATCGCGTTCGACAACACCTCGAACGCGGCGGCTTCCGACCAGGCCGACCCGGTCAAGGCCGAGCGGGCGGACTATTTCGACGTCGGTATCAGCCAGAAGCTCGGGAAGGGGTTCCAGGTGGGGCTCGACGGCTACTACAAGCAGGCCAAGAACCAGCTCGACGACGGCCTGTTCGGCCAGACCCTGATTCTCTCCGCCTTCAATTATGAGAAGGGTGAGGTGTATGGGCTGGAATTCACCGGTTCCTACACCAACGGCGGTTTCTCCACCTACCTGAACCTCGCCCACTCGGTGGCCAAGGGCAAAAACTGGATCTCGTCACAGTTCCTGTTCAATCCCGACGATCTGGCCTATGTGCAGAACCATTGGATCCATCTCGATCATGACCAGACCCTGAGCGGCTCCTTCGGCGCCTCCTACCAATGGGGCGAGCATCATAATGGCACCCTGGTTTACGTGGACTCCACCTATGGCAGCGGCTTGAGAACCTCCATCACGGCGCCCGACGGCTCGGTCATTCCCAACGGCGGCACGGTGCCCTCCTATTACCAGATCAGCGCCGGGGTGGAACGGAGCTTCAAGGTGGGCAAAAGCGAATACTGGAAGGTCCGGCTCGATGTCGTGAACCTCACGGACAAGTCGTATGCCTTGCGCAATGGCTCCGGCGTCGGGGTCAACGCTCCTCAATACGGCATGCGCCGCGGCATCTTCGGCTCCGTGGGCTACACGTTCTAG
- a CDS encoding DUF3299 domain-containing protein: protein MGVFIRDSIRRTVTLVVAAGLGLSAQALPNPKDPNVTLYERPPKATVAPAPAPENFPALKQDAAGYWQVTFQHLASFSFGQHKFFDDLPGISSRSRIALLVPDESEAVVLPTEPGTSGSIPDNVRALDGKRVCIAGYMLPIRMENGLVKDFLLLRNQMMCCYGRQPEPNEWVVVKMAGPGVPGKMDTPLSLYGTLHVGEMFENHVFEGLYQLDGEKISTN from the coding sequence ATGGGAGTGTTTATACGGGATTCCATTCGCCGGACCGTCACCCTCGTGGTGGCGGCCGGACTGGGGCTTTCGGCGCAGGCTCTGCCCAACCCGAAGGATCCGAACGTCACGCTCTACGAGCGGCCGCCCAAGGCCACCGTCGCGCCGGCGCCGGCCCCGGAAAACTTCCCCGCCTTGAAGCAGGATGCGGCCGGCTACTGGCAGGTGACCTTCCAACATCTGGCCTCGTTCTCTTTTGGCCAGCACAAGTTTTTCGACGACTTGCCCGGGATTTCCTCGCGGAGCAGAATCGCCCTGCTGGTGCCCGACGAAAGCGAGGCGGTGGTGCTTCCAACCGAACCGGGCACCAGCGGATCCATCCCGGACAACGTCCGGGCACTCGACGGCAAGCGGGTGTGCATTGCCGGCTACATGCTGCCGATCCGGATGGAGAACGGACTCGTCAAGGATTTCCTCCTCCTGCGCAACCAGATGATGTGCTGCTACGGCCGGCAGCCGGAGCCCAATGAATGGGTTGTCGTGAAAATGGCCGGCCCGGGCGTCCCCGGCAAGATGGACACACCGCTGTCGCTTTACGGCACCCTGCATGTCGGCGAAATGTTCGAAAACCATGTTTTCGAGGGCCTCTACCAACTCGACGGTGAAAAAATCTCGACCAACTAA
- a CDS encoding DUF3299 domain-containing protein gives MKTPLVHKIRRGLLLAGTAAFAAVASAQSSYYQRFQQGGGCPFCNPGGQQNYDLPPDNPPPPEPAKAESAPATPAAAVPTPPAAVAAVTTPRAKPGLTKEQAMAMAAQIAAATPDQPLKREPDGSWNVNFGQLASYKLEAPPAGTVARPGSVERIPEPLRKLDGQKVRVSGFMLPMKVEGGLATEFLIVRNPLVCCYGMMPAPNEWVCVKAPGKGVPMQMDTPLQFSGTLHVGEIYENDFFVGVYRLDADKVSIN, from the coding sequence ATGAAAACACCCCTCGTTCACAAAATCCGCCGCGGGCTGCTGCTCGCCGGCACCGCCGCCTTTGCCGCGGTGGCGTCGGCCCAGTCATCCTACTACCAGCGGTTTCAGCAGGGAGGCGGCTGTCCCTTCTGCAACCCCGGCGGCCAGCAAAATTACGACCTGCCGCCCGATAATCCCCCGCCACCCGAGCCCGCCAAGGCGGAATCCGCGCCGGCGACTCCCGCGGCCGCGGTGCCGACGCCCCCGGCGGCCGTCGCGGCCGTCACGACTCCGCGAGCCAAGCCAGGCCTGACCAAGGAGCAGGCGATGGCCATGGCCGCGCAGATCGCCGCCGCCACGCCGGACCAGCCGCTGAAGCGCGAGCCGGACGGTTCTTGGAACGTCAACTTTGGCCAACTTGCCTCCTATAAACTCGAGGCGCCGCCGGCCGGCACCGTCGCCAGGCCCGGTTCGGTCGAACGCATTCCCGAACCCTTGCGCAAGCTCGACGGCCAGAAAGTGCGCGTGAGCGGGTTCATGCTGCCGATGAAAGTCGAGGGCGGACTGGCAACGGAATTCCTCATCGTCCGCAACCCCCTGGTTTGCTGTTACGGCATGATGCCGGCACCCAACGAGTGGGTGTGCGTCAAGGCCCCGGGCAAGGGGGTGCCGATGCAGATGGACACTCCGCTGCAGTTCAGCGGCACCCTGCACGTGGGCGAAATCTACGAGAACGACTTCTTCGTCGGCGTCTACCGTCTCGATGCCGACAAGGTATCGATCAACTGA
- a CDS encoding FtsX-like permease family protein, whose protein sequence is MTLALIVLRSLRQHLFSTLITAFSIALAGGLLMSVWVVKVQSQATFTQVNAGFDAVLGARGSKLQLVLNAIFHLEASPGNVAFADYEFIKRHPAVKLAVPIAVGDNLRGYRIVGTIPEFFRDVEYAPGKTFALRAGQVFNPDAKEAVLGSFSAEKLGLKVGDIFHPFHGLVYDEKNQHAETYTVTGILASSNTPVDKVIWIPLHGLQTMSGHDPRAATDVSAVLIQLRSPTAGFMLDMMYNKQGNRLTFAYPVGAIMADLFSKISWFDQVLTLVAYLVAFVSAIGVLVAIYNSMAARRRDIAILRALGAGRLMLFSAVVLEATVIGALGMAAAFAVYGLTVAGVAAVIRAQTGILLETWAYNPVMLWAPAGMVLLCGVCGLLPAWKAYRTDVAGNLAPIS, encoded by the coding sequence ATGACCCTCGCCCTCATCGTTCTGCGCAGCCTGCGCCAGCACCTTTTCTCCACGCTCATCACGGCGTTCTCCATCGCGCTCGCCGGCGGCCTCCTGATGTCCGTCTGGGTGGTGAAGGTCCAGTCGCAGGCGACCTTCACCCAGGTGAACGCCGGTTTCGACGCCGTGCTGGGCGCCCGCGGCTCGAAGCTCCAGCTCGTCCTCAACGCCATTTTCCACCTGGAAGCCTCGCCCGGCAACGTGGCGTTCGCGGACTACGAATTCATCAAGCGGCATCCGGCGGTCAAACTTGCCGTGCCCATCGCGGTCGGCGACAACCTGCGCGGTTACCGCATCGTCGGAACGATCCCGGAATTCTTCCGCGACGTGGAGTATGCCCCGGGCAAGACCTTTGCTCTCCGCGCGGGCCAGGTGTTCAATCCCGACGCGAAGGAGGCCGTGCTCGGCAGTTTTTCGGCCGAGAAACTCGGGCTCAAGGTCGGCGACATTTTTCACCCGTTTCACGGGCTGGTCTACGACGAGAAGAACCAGCACGCGGAAACCTACACGGTCACCGGCATTCTCGCTTCCTCCAACACTCCGGTGGACAAGGTCATTTGGATCCCGCTCCACGGGTTGCAGACCATGAGCGGGCATGACCCGCGGGCGGCGACCGACGTGAGCGCGGTGCTGATCCAACTCCGCTCGCCCACGGCGGGCTTCATGCTCGACATGATGTATAACAAACAGGGCAACCGGCTCACTTTCGCCTACCCCGTGGGCGCCATCATGGCGGATCTGTTCAGCAAGATCAGCTGGTTCGACCAGGTGCTGACCCTGGTCGCCTACCTGGTGGCATTCGTGTCGGCGATCGGCGTGCTGGTTGCGATCTACAATTCGATGGCCGCGCGCCGCCGCGACATCGCGATCCTGCGCGCGCTCGGCGCGGGCCGGCTGATGCTTTTCAGCGCCGTGGTGCTGGAGGCCACGGTGATCGGGGCCCTCGGCATGGCGGCGGCGTTTGCGGTCTATGGCCTCACGGTCGCCGGCGTGGCCGCCGTCATCCGGGCCCAGACGGGCATCCTGCTCGAAACCTGGGCCTATAATCCGGTCATGCTCTGGGCACCGGCGGGCATGGTGCTGCTGTGCGGCGTCTGCGGATTGCTGCCGGCCTGGAAGGCTTATCGCACCGACGTGGCCGGAAACCTCGCGCCCATCTCCTGA
- a CDS encoding ABC transporter ATP-binding protein, protein MNPSSPLLQVTGLRRSFVTPEGERKVIVDVPAFSLAAGQQLALRGESGSGKTTFLHLIAGILAADAGTIQLAGRDMATLGEHARDRLRAGNIGYIFQTFNLLQGYSCLENVLLGMAFGAGMDRAHSRAMLERVGLGHRLGHYPRQLSTGQQQRVAVARALANHPKLVLADEPTGNLDHKNARESLALIRETCRENGAALLLVSHDPAVLGTFEDVRDFAGLNQVLQEAGS, encoded by the coding sequence ATGAACCCTTCCTCACCCCTCCTGCAGGTCACGGGCCTGCGCCGGTCCTTCGTCACGCCCGAGGGCGAGCGCAAGGTCATCGTGGACGTGCCCGCGTTTTCACTCGCGGCCGGCCAACAGCTGGCGCTGCGCGGCGAAAGCGGCTCCGGCAAGACCACCTTTCTCCATCTTATCGCGGGCATTCTCGCGGCCGATGCGGGCACCATCCAGCTGGCCGGACGCGACATGGCCACCTTGGGCGAGCATGCCCGGGACCGGTTGCGGGCCGGAAACATCGGATACATTTTCCAGACCTTCAATCTCCTGCAGGGTTACTCCTGTTTGGAAAACGTGCTGCTCGGCATGGCCTTTGGGGCGGGCATGGACCGGGCCCACAGCAGGGCGATGCTGGAGCGCGTCGGCCTGGGTCACCGCCTGGGTCACTACCCCCGCCAGCTCTCCACCGGCCAGCAACAACGGGTCGCCGTGGCGCGGGCGCTGGCCAACCACCCGAAGCTCGTGCTGGCCGACGAACCGACGGGCAATCTCGATCACAAGAATGCCCGGGAATCGCTGGCCCTCATCCGTGAGACCTGCCGGGAAAACGGCGCGGCGCTGCTCCTCGTCAGCCACGATCCCGCGGTGCTCGGCACGTTCGAGGACGTGCGGGATTTTGCCGGATTAAACCAGGTGTTGCAGGAGGCCGGGTCATGA